The following DNA comes from Vigna radiata var. radiata cultivar VC1973A chromosome 4, Vradiata_ver6, whole genome shotgun sequence.
AAGGATATATGTCTCCCTTCACCTGTCCAATATACCCTTCACTTTTGCAATCACGCCAACCCTTTATAATTGAATGGCCTAAACTTGTTGATCCCACTCCAATACAAAAACCACTTTCCACTAGATACATGGCATATATTGTGTGATGAGAATGAGTGAGTGATGCTGAAGCACAACACACCAACATTCAACTCTTATTTTATTCGTAAAATTAAGGTTCTCTGACTGAATTCAAGATTGGTATATTGGTTGGTGTTGTCACCTTCTAACAGCaaaaaataacatcaatgatatatatatagtatatcaTTTCCAAGCAGAGAATTTAGGATGCGTGCATTATTAATGCAATCCCACTCTGTTGTGCCAAGAATAAAATACAAAGCAATGACAGTAATTAATGCAATTCCCAAAACTTCTTTCAGAGGTGGATATGGAGTAGTGGTATTAACTACTTGCACCTCATTCTTTATTCTCTGTCAAAAATCGCTGACCACAAAACCAGACAAAACAACAAAGCCAAAAGCAACCACACTTTGGCATGCACTAATTAAGCTACCTAGTTACGCTCGTGTCAGCTTTCAGGAATCCATATATATATGCATGGAATCCAATTCTCACAACACGTATCCTCCAAAATCCATGCTTTTATTCCACTCGAAATGGCAGCTTCAATTCATAGAGCTTAACTAGAAACATCTTATAAGTATGTTTTGAATCACCATATTAGTAAGTAAATTTCTATCTAActctcaatctcacaaaacgaATTTAtgagataaatttttaaaaacccGTTtgtatatactatatatatataacttaaatctAATTTTTGGTCAATGGACTGAAATCTCCGGGAATAAAAGCTGAAATCAATTTTGTAGGATTGATGCATGGTAACTCATTGGAATAATATTTATACGTGTgcagagataaagaaaaaaaaggataacTAGTGCTGCAGAATCTCACTTATTGAGTATTAGAAACGGTATAGTTCAAGCTCCACATCATTCAGCTCATTCTGAACTCACCACTTCTAAGCTAGAAAAGCTTGGTGTTGCATAACAACTCACcttcataaaataatagaattagaATACAACCAAATGATGTCACTGGAATAAAGTTGATGATTTGTATGTCTACTTTTCTCCTTTCTATTCAGCTTACACTTGAatattaagatttatatttaaatgactTCACTCTAAGAATAACATTACGGATTtgtttatatacataattttgtCCTTTGTTGTAAGTGTATGCATATAAATACTCCAAATCGGTGACTGTTTGACTCAAAATGCATTTTGGTTACACTGAaagcaaaaacagaaaaaccaaGTTTTGTGGAAATATTcacagaaagaaaaagagaatgataGGGTTGGAAGATGTGTACAAAGTGATAGTGGCAGTGGTGCCACTGTATGTTGCTCTAGTGTTAGGGTATGGTTCAGTGAAGTGGTGGAAGATCTTCAGTAGGGAGCAATGTGATGCAATAAACAAGCTAGTATGTTACTTCACTTTGCCACTCTTTACATTTGAGTTCACTGCTCACATCGACCCTTTCAAAATGAACTTTTCGTTCATAGCTGCAGACACCATATCAAAGTTCATCATCATCCTGGTGCTTGCCCTCTGGGCCAAGTGCACTGCCAAGGGGAGTTTCTGCTGGTCTATAACGAGCTTCTCTTTGTGCACTCTCACCAACGCTCTTGTTGTTGGGATTCCAATGGTGAAGCCCATGTATGGAGCCCTTGGTGAGGACCTAGTAGTTCAGTCCTCCGTGGTGCAGGCCATCATATGGCTCACTTTGCTTCTCTTTGTCTTGGAGTTTCGGAGAACAGGAATTGAAggcaccaccaccaccaccaccacctttaAACCTAGATCAAAAGCAATGGTTGTTGACACTAATAATTTGACAGGTGAAGGTGGTGGAAGAGGGAAAGATGTGGAGGAAAATACTGTAGCTATTGATGTTAAAGATGAGTTGCTGTTAGAAGAAACTGTTAGCAGTAGGATTCCATTTTGCAAGTTGATGAAACTTGTGTGGCTCAAACTTGTAATGAACCCAAACTCCTACGGCTGTGTCATTGGCATTTCCTGGGCCTTCATATCTAACAGGTATACTTACTCCATACCTTAAATCATAGTCTACTGCAATTTTTCCACCAATATGATCCATTAGCCGCTTTCATCAGCTTTTGTagtatgaatttaatatttatacagGTGGAATTTGGAGATGCCAAGTATGTTAGAAGGTTCTATACAGATCATGTCAAAGGCAGGGACGGGCACTGCCATGTTTAGTATGGGTGAGTGAGTTAATCACATATGCTCTTTATAAGTTTCCTTATAAACATGTACTTTTAGGTTAACTGATTAAAGTAGTTTGATAAGTGGATTGTGATGAGTGACATggatatataattatatataatatataagtatatgCATGCAGGTATTTTCATGGCACTTCAGGATAACTTGATTGCTTGTGGACCAAGTCTGACtgtgtttggtttggttttaaAGTTCATTGCGGGCCCTGCAGCCATGGCTATCGGTGCCATCGCCGTAGGATTGCACGGTGATGTCTTGAGAGTTGCTATCATTCAGGTAATgcatatacacataaaatagttTCAATCAGTGGTTTTCACATTCATTCATTCAACAATTTGCAAGGGAATTGAAGTTTGAATCTAAGTAGTAAAAATGATAAAGCTGTGAATATAAAATTCTACTGATATCTGATATATTTTTTCTGATAAAACCGACATAAATGTTCTACTGATATATTTATTTCTGATAAAACCGACAACACCTGAATGTCTGATACTTacgttaaattatatgattgtcGTTCATCAAACACGTATAATGTTTAATTCATTGTCAATTTCGTGCGTTTTCATGTAGTAGCAACTTAAGTGAAGTAATGAGTAGTTATTGATTTGTGACTGAGACCACCAAAACATGGTTGAATgctgattaatatttttataatatggaGGAAGTGTAGGACACATCATATACTGAAAGAAAATgtcatttcttttatcttttgtttttatgtatGATAAAAGCTTTGTGGGTTACGTGTAAACAGAATCACTTAATCAATTTACTAGCTAAAAGCATGTTCCAATATTCGATTATTCAAAGAGAATTACCTtcttagaatatatatatatatatatatatatatatatatatatatatatatatatatgtgtgtgtgtgtgattttaaacaaaaaaaaaaaaacaaatatgtcTGTTCCATTTAGGTTACTATTAAAAACACTTCAACACTCAAGTTAGATATTAATAAGTGaacttgattatgaaataaatatatgaattctATCAATCTTATTTATCTTTGCGttctatttataagttatttcatGATCCTAGATTGACAAAGATCCAACAAAACGAATTTACCTTTAATTTTGGTATGTTATTCATAAAAACTTTCTCAActtataataagttattatcaatatctttaatcgttctgttattaatttattaactgCTTATTTGTCTAATTCACTAGTCCAATAACAATATCTTGAAAGCTTATCATTCAATTATGGTTCAACATTAATCATTAAGTGCTGATCCGACATTTAATCTGTTTGATCGACATTTAATCTGTTTGACCGTCGATAGAAGGAATAGATGGAATGATTACGAATGTTAACCGCTCGGCCTATCCTCTGTACCATACAATGTATattccattaatttaattatttcattgtaTATATCTGGTGCAGGCTGCTGTGCCACAATCCATCACATCCTTCATTTTTGCTAAAGAGTATGGATTGCATGCAGAGGTTCTCAGCACTGCgtaagtttcaatttttttcatatatcaatGGTTGAAAAATGAATATTGAAGATAAAATATGCAGTGTTCTTGAAGGCTTTATGATCTATTTTAACAGTTTATAGTTTGTGATTAACAGGGTGATCTTTGGCATGATTGTTTCACTTCCCATCTTAGTTGCCTACTATGCAATATTGGAGTTCATACATTGAATCAAAGATGCTTTATAAAAGGGTCCGAAAAGGAtgattcaaactttttttttcccttcagatttagcttttaatttgtaatattagTCTGATTTTGATTCCTATTAGCTAGCCACTCAATTCTGTCTCATGAAATGGTAATACAAACCTTGAAATCATCCATGTTTCAGCTGCATGGTATTATTGAATACTAATATGgtgttgattttaaaatttcaaatccaAGAAAACTGAGTCTTTATATCTATTTTCAAGATAGAGTAGAAGTTGGAAACTTTACTTCTAAAGTTTTGGaaaaggttaaatatgattttaggttttaatctttttattttaattcctataagatttatttacatataatttcttgcctttaataaaagtaatatctatattattaatatagtcGCTTTCGTTTTTATGTATAcgcattttttaaatatttataatattatattaataaatgataatgttataatgttattaagttaacatatataatggatttatatatttattaagttatgtttattgaatttatgtattattataaataattatttaaattttaaaaataataattgaaaaggtaaatttgaaaaaataaaaatgtatgcagttataaatataactatagataaaatacattttagttattaaaataaaaaaaaatattataaataatattgtgtaaatatattttttattatgagtaattatataaatttgaaaaagtaattactaaaataagaaaaatgttaatacttatttgaattaaaaatgtaattattaaaatgataaaattgcaAATAATTTACTCTATGCAAATTAAGAGTAAACagtaaaatgtaaataaatactttttgtaCATGCCAAAAActgataaataatttgaataaattatatttcctATCGCTTTAAATCATCAAATAAGCAAATTTAGTTCATTAGTTTCAATTATTCAAGTCCCTACTTTTTTAgaatcaatcaattttattttaatattgaattatatctgaaagataattttgaaaaaaaaagaagagagtgcTGTGAACTTATAAGAAACGGGGGTGGAGATTTTGAGAATGAGGCCCATAAGCCAGACTCTCCTAAGTCTTATATTTGAGCCTACAAAAAAAGTCTGTTAGAGTGTGGACATTTTCTTGTTTAGGGCACATGAAAGAAATTAACTATgtcagcatttttttttttaatttaggtttagttataatttaattaaagtatttaatatatttaatttaggtttaatgttttgattctcaaattatattaaatcagaGTTAAATGATATTTAGCAATAAGTATCCTGCCCCCGTTACCcttctcagtttttttaataaaagtaatgagCATCATGCATTTGTTTTCAATCTCACTTTCTCATGTGAAAATAGCAAATATTATGAATAGTTAAatctaaaatggaaaaatttacataaaaaaatctaaaattaaattttaaaaaaattagaaaccaaaattataaattttattagaatacgAGGAGCACAATTATAGTTAATCTCTTAATTTATGCACGCCCATCCTATACATAACCACGCATTAActcattttcataaatatcAGTGACATGAATGAAGGTAAGGTGAAACAGCTTATGGTTTTATGAGAATTTGATGAACCATTAAATGagactttattattatattaataaataaataacttatgGTTGGGTTTAATCAAtgacattattattttagaggtaattaatttatttaatatacaatttgattattattatttttatttagatcaTGAATGAAAATATGGATGTTAAAATGAGTGGACTCATATTGGTTGACTTATCATCAGTTAAAAAGGAGtcagtttattttcattttttttaatgaatgagaAATTTTGTAATCAATGTTTGATCCTTTATAGAATAATGggttgataaaattaaaaaatcaactttcataatttaacaaataaattaattaaatatttattgactaATATTCTAGCATTTAAAAACACCAATTTATCaacttaaatgataattaattataataaattaataaaaagttgtcgataaattatatatcaatccattttaaccttatttgaatttatttaatttataaattgagtCTCGTTGGATTtgattaagatttaaaaaattatattttttctaactcAATCTAACTAAGATATTATTGTGGTTGAGTTTGTTCAattcatgaattaaaatttattttaacattttaaccTGTAAGAAACCTgagtgaaagaaaatgaaagaaaaaaaaattgttttctttaattaattttggtaacttaagaaacaaaaagtggaagaaaatcactttgatatttttaattcatgaaataattagtatatttgAACAACAAGATTATTCTTGAACTAGCAGTTTGTTTCAGATCAATTTAGTATTGTTTTCACAATGgaaaaatttttgttttgttgtttttttgttttattgaaagaatatttgaagaaacaaaacaacaaataaataaaaaaataagagaaatgtattttcatttttttttttagttttaggtgACTCACCTTATTCCAGTAGGGGAAACCTCCAAAGAGCATTTTGGTAGcacaatgttttatatttatttatggacTTAAATACaagtctaatattttttatttatttttaaatattttttttattctctattgTCGAAACTtcacaattttgattttattttccatattcAAAAGTTGGCTTGATAGTTAAACTGATAGTGGTTCAACTGTTATAGAATATAGAATCAGATCGAATcgatatttatgaaaaaaaaattataataattacataacaaataaaataatgtcaaaaaatataatatctgaAATAGTTTGTTGGCCGAAagctaaaataaatataaatttataggtTATTAACATTTAGATCAcgtataacttttttaaaaaaatattatcatacataaattaaatttacaataatattcagtaataataataataattttgtatgtaAATGTAGAGAATAAGAAGGTATAATGCTATTCTTGCCAACTGAGTACGTTTATTAAATCAAAGAGGCTATTAAATAGCACTCATGTAACAGAATAGAtaacaactaaaaaataaaagtgcctAGAAAGTAGACATTATTTATGCA
Coding sequences within:
- the LOC106758994 gene encoding auxin efflux carrier component 5 translates to MHFGYTESKNRKTKFCGNIHRKKKRMIGLEDVYKVIVAVVPLYVALVLGYGSVKWWKIFSREQCDAINKLVCYFTLPLFTFEFTAHIDPFKMNFSFIAADTISKFIIILVLALWAKCTAKGSFCWSITSFSLCTLTNALVVGIPMVKPMYGALGEDLVVQSSVVQAIIWLTLLLFVLEFRRTGIEGTTTTTTTFKPRSKAMVVDTNNLTGEGGGRGKDVEENTVAIDVKDELLLEETVSSRIPFCKLMKLVWLKLVMNPNSYGCVIGISWAFISNRWNLEMPSMLEGSIQIMSKAGTGTAMFSMGIFMALQDNLIACGPSLTVFGLVLKFIAGPAAMAIGAIAVGLHGDVLRVAIIQAAVPQSITSFIFAKEYGLHAEVLSTAVIFGMIVSLPILVAYYAILEFIH